The following proteins come from a genomic window of Edaphobacter sp. 4G125:
- the hisB gene encoding imidazoleglycerol-phosphate dehydratase HisB: protein MPKARTAIIKRDTTETKIALKLNIDGTGVYKVTTGIRFFDHMLELFTRHGGFGLTLTCNGDLDVDQHHTVEDVGIALGEAFNKALGDKKGILRAGYFVMAMDETLAVAAVDLSGRVAYVVDDKVKVRLVGDFQSELLADFFDGFARGAKANVHVKTMYGRSNHHKIEAIFKAFARALRGACSRDERMAEILPSTKGLL, encoded by the coding sequence ATGCCAAAAGCACGCACCGCAATAATTAAGCGCGACACCACCGAGACCAAGATTGCCCTGAAGCTCAACATCGACGGAACCGGCGTCTACAAGGTCACGACAGGCATCCGCTTCTTCGACCACATGCTCGAGCTCTTCACCCGCCACGGCGGCTTCGGCCTCACGCTCACCTGCAACGGCGACCTCGACGTCGACCAGCACCACACCGTCGAAGACGTGGGCATCGCGCTGGGCGAGGCGTTCAACAAAGCACTCGGCGACAAGAAGGGCATCCTGCGCGCGGGCTACTTCGTCATGGCAATGGACGAAACGCTCGCCGTCGCCGCCGTCGATCTCTCGGGCCGCGTCGCCTACGTCGTCGACGACAAAGTGAAGGTGCGCCTGGTGGGGGACTTCCAGTCCGAGCTGCTCGCCGACTTCTTCGACGGCTTCGCCCGCGGAGCCAAGGCCAACGTCCACGTCAAGACGATGTACGGCCGCTCCAACCACCATAAGATCGAAGCAATCTTCAAAGCCTTCGCCCGCGCCCTGCGCGGAGCCTGCTCGCGCGATGAGAGGATGGCAGAGATTCTACCGAGTACGAAGGGGCTACTGTAA
- the hisC gene encoding histidinol-phosphate transaminase — translation MSTPTSKVTVKPRRLILEMPEYHPPLAGRDNALRLDFNENTLAPSPVVMDRLKQIPAERLTVYPEREPVERQVAAHLGLPSNQLLLTNGVDEAIHLVCCAFLEPEDEAIIAPPSFFMYDVSISMMTRHLVKVQADETLQFPFERFLAAINERTKLIVIVSPNNPTGATVGRSEILAIANAAPHAVVLVDEAYFHFHGETVLNDLATTPNLIVARTFSKAYGLANLRIGMLAGSPELIGYLHKVSSPYNVNGVALDCLTAAIEDDAYITWYAEQIRIGRERMMGGLDELGVHYFPSAANFVLMKIGPLHRELVAAMRKRGILLRDRSTDPGCDGYVRITIGIGEHVTRGLEALKASLDEIGWKSEF, via the coding sequence ATGAGCACACCTACGAGCAAGGTCACCGTCAAGCCGCGCCGCCTCATCCTCGAGATGCCCGAGTATCACCCTCCGCTTGCCGGGCGTGACAACGCACTCCGCCTCGACTTCAACGAGAACACGCTTGCGCCATCGCCGGTCGTGATGGACCGCCTCAAGCAGATCCCTGCCGAACGACTGACGGTCTATCCTGAGCGTGAACCGGTTGAGCGCCAGGTCGCCGCGCACCTCGGCCTCCCGTCAAATCAGCTTCTTTTGACCAATGGAGTCGATGAAGCGATTCATCTGGTTTGTTGCGCATTTCTCGAACCCGAAGATGAAGCAATCATCGCTCCCCCGTCGTTTTTCATGTACGACGTTTCCATCTCCATGATGACTCGTCACTTGGTCAAAGTGCAGGCTGACGAGACGCTGCAGTTCCCTTTCGAGCGATTTCTCGCCGCCATCAATGAACGCACCAAGCTAATCGTTATAGTCTCTCCCAACAATCCCACGGGAGCCACCGTCGGCCGCTCTGAGATTCTGGCCATCGCCAATGCCGCTCCCCACGCTGTTGTCCTGGTGGATGAGGCTTACTTTCACTTCCACGGCGAAACTGTGCTCAACGACCTTGCCACCACGCCGAACCTCATCGTCGCCCGTACCTTCTCCAAGGCATACGGTCTTGCAAACCTTCGCATCGGAATGCTCGCTGGAAGCCCCGAACTCATTGGCTACTTGCACAAGGTCTCGTCGCCATACAACGTCAACGGCGTAGCGCTTGACTGTCTCACGGCTGCCATCGAAGACGATGCCTACATCACCTGGTACGCCGAACAGATTCGCATCGGGCGCGAACGCATGATGGGTGGCCTCGACGAGCTGGGCGTGCATTACTTCCCCAGCGCCGCCAACTTCGTGCTGATGAAAATCGGCCCGCTCCACAGAGAGCTCGTCGCTGCAATGCGCAAACGCGGCATACTGCTGCGCGACCGCTCTACCGACCCCGGCTGCGATGGTTACGTTCGCATCACGATTGGAATCGGCGAGCACGTCACGCGCGGCCTCGAAGCGCTCAAGGCATCGCTTGATGAGATCGGCTGGAAGTCCGAGTTTTAG